A portion of the Cyanobium sp. PCC 7001 genome contains these proteins:
- a CDS encoding GIVxVP protein: MSLNRTAKGIVLVPTLLLGAAFLAAAVWGQGAAEENRSLALGLGSALMAAGLLAQWLPESDPELADQEQTGPNQQDQG; this comes from the coding sequence ATGAGCTTGAACCGCACCGCCAAGGGCATCGTTCTGGTGCCGACGCTCCTGCTGGGAGCCGCGTTTCTGGCGGCTGCAGTGTGGGGCCAGGGGGCTGCCGAAGAGAACCGGTCCCTGGCCTTGGGTCTCGGCAGCGCCCTGATGGCGGCGGGCCTGCTGGCGCAATGGCTGCCGGAATCAGATCCCGAGCTGGCAGATCAAGAGCAAACAGGACCCAACCAGCAGGATCAGGGCTGA
- a CDS encoding site-specific integrase, with translation MSTSATAAATAAVDGLIRQHNARLSLAGLGLRLERRGGRIGLRGPLPCRSGSGRRRVQRLSLGLPATVEAVAEALARLREVQRQLELDTFAWALWSASSPDAPPGTSGEEAPLAGGLEAAVSAFEQAFFSDPRRRRNPAGSRTTWTAAYRPYLRRLTDLGGGQNRPLDPALLLQTLESYAPGSRSRQQCGTALAALARQVGLELPSDWTERAAGYGLHVARFRQLPSDHQILELVDQVPNPGWRLVYGLIACYGLRNHEAFFSDLSPLAPGGDRVIRVLPTSKTGEHQVWPFQPHWVERFGLERLGADPAALPPVCTDLRRTTLQQVGRRVAEQFRRYDLPITPYDLRHAWAVRTIHIGLPDTVAARMMGHSVAIHTRTYHHWITRRDQQQAVDAALARQGGLAGQDAA, from the coding sequence ATTTCCACGTCTGCCACCGCCGCTGCCACGGCAGCTGTCGACGGGCTGATCCGCCAGCACAACGCGCGGCTGTCCCTGGCCGGCCTGGGCCTGCGGCTCGAGCGCCGCGGCGGCCGCATCGGCCTGCGCGGGCCCCTGCCCTGTCGCAGCGGCAGCGGCAGGCGGCGGGTGCAGCGGCTCTCCCTGGGCCTGCCGGCCACGGTCGAGGCGGTGGCCGAGGCCCTCGCCAGGCTGCGGGAGGTGCAGCGCCAGCTCGAGCTCGACACCTTTGCCTGGGCGCTCTGGAGCGCCTCCTCCCCGGATGCTCCCCCCGGCACGTCCGGGGAGGAGGCGCCCCTGGCCGGTGGTCTGGAGGCCGCGGTGTCGGCCTTCGAGCAGGCCTTCTTCAGCGATCCACGCCGCCGCCGCAACCCGGCCGGCAGCCGCACCACCTGGACGGCCGCCTACAGGCCCTACCTGCGCCGCCTCACTGACCTGGGGGGCGGGCAGAACCGCCCGCTGGATCCGGCCCTGCTGCTCCAGACCCTGGAGAGCTATGCCCCGGGCAGCCGCAGCCGCCAGCAATGCGGCACGGCCCTGGCGGCGCTGGCGCGGCAGGTGGGGCTGGAGCTGCCTTCCGACTGGACCGAGAGGGCCGCCGGCTACGGCCTGCATGTGGCCCGCTTCCGCCAGCTGCCGAGCGACCACCAGATCCTGGAGCTGGTGGACCAGGTGCCCAACCCCGGCTGGCGGTTGGTGTATGGCCTGATCGCCTGCTACGGCCTCCGCAACCACGAGGCCTTCTTCAGTGATCTCTCGCCCCTGGCGCCCGGTGGTGACCGGGTGATCAGGGTGCTGCCCACCAGCAAGACCGGTGAGCACCAGGTGTGGCCGTTCCAGCCCCACTGGGTGGAGCGTTTCGGCCTGGAGCGGCTCGGAGCCGATCCCGCGGCCCTGCCCCCGGTGTGCACCGACCTGCGCCGCACCACCCTGCAGCAGGTGGGGCGCCGGGTGGCGGAGCAGTTCCGTCGCTACGACCTGCCGATCACCCCCTATGACCTGCGCCATGCCTGGGCGGTGCGCACGATCCACATCGGCCTGCCCGACACGGTGGCGGCGCGGATGATGGGCCACTCGGTGGCGATCCACACCCGCACCTACCACCACTGGATCACCCGCCGCGACCAGCAGCAGGCGGTGGACGCGGCCCTGGCCCGTCAGGGGGGCCTGGCCGGTCAGGATGCAGCCTGA
- the pyrH gene encoding UMP kinase: MGYQRVLLKLSGEALMGEQGYGIDPAIVQAIAADVAACVADGTQLAIVVGGGNIFRGLKGSAAGMDRATADYVGMLATVMNAITLQDGLERAGVPTRVQSAISMQEVAEPYIRRKAIRHMEKGRVVIFAAGTGNPFFTTDTTAALRAAEIGADVVFKATKVDGVYDKDPAKHADARRYESLSFLEVLSGELEVMDAAAIALCKDNAIPIVVFDLFGAGNIGRAVAGEPIGTRIHPS; the protein is encoded by the coding sequence ATGGGTTATCAGCGCGTGCTCCTCAAGCTCAGCGGCGAGGCGCTGATGGGAGAGCAGGGCTACGGCATCGATCCGGCGATCGTGCAGGCGATCGCGGCCGATGTGGCGGCCTGCGTGGCCGACGGCACCCAGCTGGCGATCGTGGTGGGCGGCGGCAACATCTTCCGCGGCCTCAAGGGCAGTGCCGCCGGCATGGACCGGGCCACCGCCGACTACGTGGGCATGCTGGCCACCGTGATGAACGCCATCACGCTGCAGGACGGGCTCGAGCGGGCCGGAGTGCCCACCCGTGTGCAGAGCGCCATCTCCATGCAGGAGGTGGCGGAGCCCTACATCCGGCGCAAGGCCATCCGCCACATGGAGAAGGGGCGGGTGGTGATCTTCGCCGCCGGCACCGGCAATCCCTTCTTCACCACCGACACCACCGCCGCCCTGCGGGCCGCCGAGATCGGTGCCGATGTGGTGTTCAAGGCCACCAAGGTGGACGGGGTCTACGACAAGGACCCGGCCAAGCATGCCGACGCCCGGCGCTACGAGAGCCTCTCCTTCCTGGAGGTGCTGAGCGGTGAGCTGGAGGTGATGGACGCGGCGGCCATCGCCCTCTGCAAGGACAACGCCATCCCGATCGTGGTGTTTGATCTGTTCGGGGCCGGCAACATCGGCCGGGCCGTGGCGGGCGAACCGATCGGCACCCGCATCCACCCCTCCTGA
- a CDS encoding NAD(P)/FAD-dependent oxidoreductase: MSTLAGCRPEVVVIGSGAAGAAAAYHLARLGHEVLVLERATFPRTKPCGGGMAASVQRWFPFDLRPAVDTVIERVRFTWALEDPVLAELPGEAPFWIVRRSRLDAFLIEQARCVGARLACGMVVEGLEPSATGWLLAVREPGGVEVSLETRGVVLADGSGSSLAAPLGLGPRQPRFAATVSVELEGPVQDPAAARFDFGLVRHGFCWAFPRKGGYSIGLGSFVGREGLVDDDAVLAQLLPTLGFAPEAGVRTRGRLRLWDGHHPLHGPGLLVAGDAASLCDPFLAEGLRPALLSGCEAAAALDRWLAGDPEALAAYSTRMRQVWGDSMAWGRRIAQVFYRLPRVGYQLGIKRPTAPRRIAQILSGEMGYGDIAQRVIKRLLLQRS; encoded by the coding sequence GTGAGCACCCTGGCGGGCTGCAGGCCCGAGGTGGTGGTGATCGGCTCCGGTGCCGCCGGTGCCGCCGCCGCGTATCACCTCGCCCGGCTGGGTCACGAGGTGCTGGTGCTGGAACGGGCCACCTTTCCCCGGACCAAGCCCTGCGGCGGCGGCATGGCCGCTTCGGTGCAGCGCTGGTTTCCCTTCGACCTGCGTCCGGCGGTGGACACGGTGATCGAGCGGGTGCGCTTCACCTGGGCCCTGGAGGACCCGGTGCTGGCGGAACTGCCTGGCGAGGCACCCTTCTGGATCGTGCGGCGCTCCCGGCTCGATGCCTTCCTGATCGAGCAGGCCCGCTGCGTCGGCGCCCGACTGGCCTGCGGCATGGTGGTGGAAGGGCTGGAGCCCTCAGCCACCGGCTGGCTCCTGGCGGTGCGGGAACCCGGCGGTGTGGAGGTCAGCCTCGAGACGCGGGGGGTGGTGCTGGCCGATGGCTCCGGCTCGAGCCTGGCGGCACCGCTGGGCCTGGGTCCGCGCCAGCCCCGCTTCGCCGCCACCGTCTCGGTGGAGCTGGAGGGGCCGGTGCAGGATCCCGCCGCGGCCCGGTTCGACTTCGGCCTGGTGCGCCATGGCTTCTGCTGGGCCTTTCCCCGGAAGGGCGGCTACAGCATCGGTCTGGGCAGTTTCGTGGGCCGCGAAGGCCTGGTGGATGACGACGCCGTGCTCGCCCAGCTGCTGCCCACCCTGGGGTTCGCCCCCGAGGCCGGGGTGCGCACCCGGGGGCGGTTGCGGCTCTGGGATGGCCATCACCCCCTGCATGGGCCGGGCCTGCTGGTGGCCGGGGACGCGGCCTCGTTGTGCGACCCCTTTCTGGCCGAGGGTTTGCGGCCGGCGCTGCTGAGCGGTTGCGAGGCCGCAGCGGCGTTGGATCGCTGGCTCGCCGGCGACCCCGAGGCCCTGGCGGCCTACTCCACCCGGATGCGCCAGGTGTGGGGTGACTCGATGGCGTGGGGTCGCCGGATCGCCCAAGTGTTCTACCGGCTGCCGCGGGTGGGCTACCAGCTCGGCATCAAGCGCCCCACGGCCCCGCGCCGGATCGCCCAGATCCTCTCCGGTGAGATGGGCTATGGCGACATCGCCCAGCGGGTGATCAAGCGGCTGCTGCTGCAACGCAGCTGA
- the cobO gene encoding cob(I)yrinic acid a,c-diamide adenosyltransferase, translating into MSDTTLDQIAQELGPGGDLAPERDQEAYRRRMARRKEVQQQRVGERSLEKGLVLVFTGNGKGKTTAALGLVLRTLGHGGQVAVVQFIKGGWHPGEARALEVFGEALHWHALGEGFTWETQDRERDRALVQLAWERSCAYLADASRQLVVLDEVNVALKLGYLELEQVLEGLSLRPPLTHVALTGRGAPAGLLERADLVTEMTLVRHPFREQGVKAQAGIEY; encoded by the coding sequence ATGAGCGACACCACCCTCGATCAGATCGCCCAGGAGCTGGGGCCCGGGGGTGACCTCGCTCCGGAGCGCGATCAGGAGGCCTACCGGCGCCGCATGGCCCGCCGCAAGGAGGTGCAGCAGCAGCGGGTGGGGGAACGCAGCCTGGAGAAGGGGCTGGTGCTGGTGTTCACCGGCAACGGCAAGGGCAAGACCACCGCGGCCCTGGGGCTGGTGCTGCGCACCCTCGGCCATGGCGGCCAGGTGGCGGTGGTGCAGTTCATCAAGGGGGGCTGGCATCCCGGCGAGGCCAGGGCGCTGGAGGTGTTCGGCGAAGCGCTCCACTGGCATGCTCTCGGCGAGGGTTTCACCTGGGAAACCCAGGACCGGGAGCGCGATCGGGCCCTGGTGCAGCTGGCCTGGGAGCGCTCCTGCGCCTACCTCGCGGATGCCAGCCGTCAGCTCGTGGTGCTCGACGAGGTGAATGTGGCCCTCAAGCTGGGCTATCTGGAGCTCGAGCAGGTGCTGGAGGGGCTGAGTCTGCGGCCGCCCCTCACCCACGTGGCCCTCACCGGCCGCGGCGCTCCCGCAGGCCTGCTGGAGCGGGCGGACCTGGTGACCGAGATGACCCTGGTGCGTCACCCGTTCCGGGAGCAGGGGGTGAAGGCCCAGGCCGGGATCGAGTACTGA
- the frr gene encoding ribosome recycling factor gives MDLEASMRKSVDAALRNFNTIRTGRANPSLLDKISVEYYGAETPLKSLASLSTPDSQTIQIQPFDTGAMGLIEKAIAMSDLGLTCNNDGRVIRINIPPLTEDRRKELCKIAAKYAEEGKVALRNNRRDGIDRIKKQEKDGELSEDQSRDEQDKVQKLTDKFIEELEKHLKEKEAEILKV, from the coding sequence ATGGATCTCGAAGCCAGCATGCGCAAATCGGTGGACGCCGCCCTGCGCAACTTCAACACCATCCGGACCGGCCGGGCCAACCCCTCCCTGCTCGACAAGATCTCGGTGGAGTACTACGGCGCCGAAACGCCCCTCAAGTCGCTCGCCAGCCTCTCCACCCCCGATTCCCAGACCATCCAGATCCAGCCCTTCGACACCGGCGCCATGGGGCTGATCGAGAAGGCCATCGCCATGAGCGACCTGGGCCTCACCTGCAACAACGACGGCCGGGTGATCCGCATCAACATCCCCCCCCTCACCGAGGACCGGCGCAAGGAGCTCTGCAAGATCGCCGCCAAGTATGCGGAGGAGGGCAAGGTGGCCCTGCGCAACAACCGCCGCGACGGCATCGACCGCATCAAGAAGCAGGAGAAGGACGGCGAGCTCTCCGAGGACCAGAGCCGCGACGAGCAGGACAAGGTGCAGAAGCTCACCGACAAGTTCATCGAGGAACTGGAGAAGCACCTGAAGGAGAAGGAAGCCGAGATCCTCAAGGTGTGA
- a CDS encoding Crp/Fnr family transcriptional regulator, whose protein sequence is MNALHTMRALASTGEVISVEPGTLIFGSGEPGDCMFGLLEGRVELTWNGEQGHEQINAGDVFGAGALVTSEHRRYGNARALTPCKLLVMNREKFLFAVQESPMFAIELLGSIDKRLRQLKDCTRI, encoded by the coding sequence GTGAACGCCCTCCACACGATGCGCGCCCTCGCCAGCACCGGCGAGGTGATCAGCGTTGAGCCCGGCACGCTGATCTTCGGCTCCGGCGAACCCGGCGACTGCATGTTCGGCCTGCTGGAGGGACGGGTGGAGCTCACCTGGAACGGTGAGCAGGGCCACGAACAGATCAACGCCGGCGATGTGTTCGGAGCCGGAGCCCTGGTGACCAGCGAGCACCGCCGCTACGGCAACGCCCGTGCCCTCACCCCCTGCAAACTGCTGGTGATGAACCGCGAGAAATTCCTGTTCGCCGTGCAGGAATCACCGATGTTCGCGATCGAACTGCTGGGGTCGATCGACAAGCGGCTGCGCCAGCTGAAGGACTGCACCCGCATCTGA
- a CDS encoding M23 family metallopeptidase, which translates to MRLVALGLALASALAPALPARASSWRFGAFPVASFAGYTSAFGMRVHPLRGDVRPHYGLDIAAPLGSPVRNWWAGVVQEVINDGGCGVGLVIRSGAYEHIYCHLSGIGQGGVYRSGSVQLRLGQPVRTGQVIAHVGLSGSTTGPHLHWGLRHDGRWIDPAKVLRAMARARQAPNAVPRPRVAGVR; encoded by the coding sequence GTGCGGCTGGTGGCCCTCGGTCTGGCCCTGGCGAGCGCTCTGGCCCCGGCCCTGCCGGCACGGGCCAGCAGCTGGCGGTTCGGTGCCTTCCCGGTGGCCAGCTTCGCCGGCTACACCAGTGCCTTCGGCATGCGCGTGCATCCCCTCCGGGGCGACGTGCGCCCCCACTACGGCCTGGACATCGCCGCCCCACTCGGCTCACCGGTGCGCAACTGGTGGGCCGGCGTCGTGCAGGAGGTCATCAACGACGGCGGTTGCGGCGTGGGCCTGGTGATCCGCTCGGGCGCCTACGAGCACATCTACTGCCACCTCTCGGGGATCGGCCAGGGCGGGGTGTACCGCAGCGGATCCGTGCAGCTGCGATTGGGCCAGCCGGTGCGCACCGGCCAGGTGATCGCCCACGTGGGACTGAGCGGCAGCACCACCGGCCCCCATCTGCATTGGGGCCTGCGCCACGATGGCCGCTGGATCGATCCGGCCAAGGTGCTGCGGGCGATGGCACGGGCCAGGCAAGCCCCAAATGCGGTACCAAGACCTAGGGTTGCTGGTGTTCGATAG
- the ilvB gene encoding biosynthetic-type acetolactate synthase large subunit, which produces MDALHRHGVTHIFGYPGGAILPIYDELHKAESRGWLKHILVRHEQGGSHAADAYARATGRVGVCFGTSGPGATNLVTGIATAHMDSVPMVVITGQVPRAAIGTDAFQETDIFGITLPIVKHSWVVRDPRDIGRIVAEAFVIAATGRPGPVLIDVPKDVGIEEFDYVPVEPGSAIPAGFRLPPEPEAERIQAALELIRDARRPLLYVGGGAISSGAHEQVRQLAELFQIPVTTTLMGKGAFDETHPLAVGMLGMHGTAYANFAVTECDLLIAAGARFDDRVTGRLDGFAPRAQVVHIDIDAAEVGKTRIPEVAVVSDVRLALDALLTAAQSMAANQDSAIQQGRTAPWLERIASWKRHYPLVTPTPEGEIAPQEVVIALQELAPKAYYTTDVGQHQMWAAQYLHNAPRHWVSSAGLGTMGFGLPAAMGVQTAFPDEQVICVAGDASILMNIQELGTLAQYALPVKVVVLNNGWQGMVRQWQESFYDERYSASEMTGGMPDFEALAEAFGVRGVLITERSRLREQLAEALAHPGPAFIDVKVRRNENCYPMVPPGASNAQMVGLPTHPELAIDTTRQCNSCGSSTASDHRFCPSCGAKL; this is translated from the coding sequence ATGGACGCCTTGCACCGCCACGGCGTGACCCACATCTTCGGCTACCCCGGTGGGGCGATCCTGCCGATCTACGACGAGCTGCACAAGGCGGAGAGCCGGGGCTGGCTCAAGCACATCCTGGTGCGGCATGAGCAGGGCGGCAGCCACGCGGCTGACGCCTACGCCCGCGCCACGGGCCGGGTGGGCGTGTGCTTCGGCACCTCGGGGCCCGGGGCCACCAACCTGGTGACGGGCATCGCCACCGCCCACATGGATTCGGTGCCCATGGTGGTGATCACGGGCCAGGTGCCCCGGGCGGCGATCGGCACTGATGCCTTCCAGGAAACGGACATCTTCGGCATCACCCTGCCGATCGTGAAGCACTCCTGGGTGGTGCGCGATCCCCGCGACATCGGTCGCATCGTGGCCGAAGCCTTCGTGATCGCCGCCACGGGCCGCCCGGGCCCGGTGCTGATCGATGTGCCGAAGGACGTGGGCATCGAGGAGTTCGACTACGTGCCGGTGGAGCCCGGCAGCGCCATCCCCGCCGGTTTCCGCCTGCCCCCCGAGCCCGAGGCTGAACGCATCCAGGCGGCCCTGGAGCTGATCCGCGACGCCCGCCGTCCGCTGCTCTACGTGGGCGGCGGTGCGATCAGCAGCGGCGCCCACGAGCAGGTGCGGCAGCTGGCCGAGCTGTTCCAGATTCCGGTCACCACCACCTTGATGGGCAAGGGGGCCTTCGATGAAACCCACCCCCTCGCGGTGGGCATGCTGGGCATGCACGGCACGGCGTACGCCAATTTCGCCGTCACCGAGTGTGATCTGCTGATCGCCGCCGGTGCCCGCTTCGACGACCGCGTCACCGGCCGGCTCGACGGTTTCGCGCCCCGGGCCCAGGTGGTGCACATCGACATCGATGCCGCCGAGGTGGGCAAGACGCGGATCCCCGAGGTGGCCGTGGTGAGCGATGTGCGCCTGGCCCTCGACGCCCTGCTCACTGCCGCCCAGAGCATGGCCGCCAACCAGGACAGCGCCATCCAGCAGGGCCGGACCGCCCCCTGGCTGGAGCGCATCGCCAGCTGGAAGCGGCACTATCCGCTCGTCACCCCCACCCCGGAAGGAGAGATCGCGCCCCAGGAGGTGGTGATCGCCCTGCAGGAGCTGGCCCCGAAGGCCTACTACACCACCGATGTGGGCCAGCACCAGATGTGGGCCGCCCAGTACCTGCACAACGCTCCGCGCCACTGGGTGAGCAGCGCCGGGCTGGGCACCATGGGCTTCGGCCTGCCGGCGGCGATGGGGGTGCAGACGGCCTTCCCCGACGAGCAGGTGATCTGTGTGGCGGGCGATGCCTCGATCCTGATGAACATCCAGGAGCTCGGCACCCTGGCCCAGTACGCGCTGCCGGTGAAGGTGGTGGTGCTGAACAACGGCTGGCAGGGCATGGTGCGCCAGTGGCAGGAGAGCTTCTACGACGAGCGCTATTCCGCCTCCGAGATGACCGGCGGCATGCCCGATTTCGAAGCCCTCGCCGAGGCCTTCGGCGTGCGGGGCGTGCTGATCACCGAGCGGTCGCGGCTGCGGGAGCAACTGGCCGAAGCCCTGGCCCACCCCGGGCCCGCCTTCATCGATGTGAAGGTGCGCCGCAACGAGAACTGCTACCCGATGGTGCCTCCGGGCGCCAGCAATGCCCAGATGGTGGGCCTGCCCACCCACCCCGAACTCGCGATCGACACCACCCGGCAATGCAACAGCTGCGGCTCCAGCACGGCCAGCGACCACCGCTTCTGCCCCAGCTGCGGCGCCAAGCTCTGA
- a CDS encoding transaldolase, translated as MANLLDQLSAMTVVVADTGDIEAIQQFTPRDATTNPSLILAAAQIPAYQELIDRSLRESREAIGADAGADAVVREALDEICVTFGKEILKIVPGRVSTEVDARLSYDTEGTIAKARRLIELYDQAGIGKERVLIKVASTWEGIRAAEILEKEGIHCNLTLLFSFAQAVACAEAGVTLISPFVGRILDWYKKSSGRDGYPGPEDPGVISVTEIFNYFKTYGYKTEVMGASFRNTDEIIELAGCDLLTISPALLAQLRSTQGALERKLNPFDPAPSQPRIHLDEARFRAMLAEDPMATEKLDEGIRGFCKAIETLEAQLAHRLAELEGGAAFGHAVHEIFLLNDLDGDGCITREEWLGSDAVFDALDTDNDGRLAPEDVRGGLGAALALAASR; from the coding sequence ATGGCCAACCTGCTCGACCAACTCTCCGCCATGACCGTGGTGGTGGCCGACACCGGCGATATCGAGGCGATCCAGCAGTTCACCCCCCGGGATGCCACCACCAACCCCTCCCTGATCCTGGCGGCCGCCCAGATTCCCGCCTACCAGGAGCTGATCGACCGCTCCCTGCGGGAATCGCGTGAGGCGATCGGCGCCGATGCCGGAGCCGATGCGGTGGTGCGCGAGGCCCTCGACGAGATCTGCGTGACCTTCGGCAAGGAGATCCTCAAGATCGTGCCCGGGCGGGTGTCCACCGAGGTGGACGCGCGGCTCAGCTACGACACCGAGGGCACGATCGCCAAGGCCCGCCGGCTGATCGAGCTCTATGACCAGGCCGGCATCGGCAAGGAGCGGGTGCTGATCAAGGTGGCCTCCACCTGGGAGGGCATCCGTGCCGCCGAGATCCTGGAGAAGGAAGGCATCCACTGCAACCTCACCCTCCTGTTCTCCTTCGCCCAGGCCGTGGCCTGCGCCGAGGCGGGGGTGACCCTGATCTCCCCCTTCGTGGGGCGCATCCTCGACTGGTACAAGAAGAGCAGCGGCCGCGACGGCTATCCCGGCCCCGAGGACCCCGGCGTGATCTCCGTGACCGAGATCTTCAACTACTTCAAGACCTACGGCTACAAGACCGAGGTGATGGGAGCGAGCTTCCGCAACACCGACGAGATCATCGAGCTGGCGGGCTGCGATCTGCTCACCATCTCCCCGGCCCTGCTGGCCCAGCTGCGCAGCACCCAGGGAGCCCTCGAGCGCAAGCTCAACCCCTTCGATCCGGCCCCCTCCCAGCCCAGGATCCACCTCGACGAGGCCCGGTTCCGGGCGATGCTGGCGGAGGACCCCATGGCCACCGAGAAGCTGGACGAGGGCATCCGGGGCTTCTGCAAGGCGATCGAAACCCTGGAGGCCCAGCTGGCCCACCGACTGGCCGAGCTGGAGGGCGGTGCCGCCTTCGGCCATGCCGTGCACGAGATCTTCCTGCTCAACGACCTCGACGGCGATGGCTGCATCACCCGCGAGGAATGGCTGGGCAGCGATGCGGTGTTCGATGCCCTTGACACCGACAACGACGGACGTCTGGCGCCGGAAGACGTGCGCGGCGGCCTCGGCGCCGCCCTGGCCCTGGCAGCCAGCCGCTGA
- the hemH gene encoding ferrochelatase — MAKVGVLLLNLGGPERIQDVGPFLYNLFSDPEIIRLPNPALQKPLAWLISSLRAGKSQEAYRSIGGGSPLRRITEQQARELQSTLRQRGIEATSYVAMRYWHPFTESAVADIKADEVDEVVVLPLYPHFSISTSGSSFRELQRLRQADPAFRRLPIRCIRSYYDDPGYIAAMAELIAREIRACPDPSQAHVFFSAHGVPKSYVEEAGDPYQKEIEACAGLIMQKLEADLGHANPFTLAYQSRVGPVEWLRPYTDEALHALGEEGVKDLVVVPISFVSEHIETLEEIDIEYREIATEAGITNFRRVPALDTSPSFISGLANLVQHALEGPEVNLDQAASLPTKVKLYPQDKWAWGWNNSSEVWNGRLAMVGFSAFLLELLSGKGPLHALGLL; from the coding sequence ATGGCCAAGGTTGGCGTGCTGCTGCTGAACCTCGGGGGCCCCGAGCGGATCCAGGATGTCGGCCCGTTCCTCTACAACCTCTTCTCCGATCCGGAGATCATCCGGCTGCCCAATCCCGCCCTGCAGAAGCCGCTGGCCTGGCTGATCAGCAGCCTCAGGGCCGGCAAGTCCCAGGAGGCCTACCGCTCCATCGGAGGGGGGTCCCCCTTGCGCCGCATCACCGAACAGCAGGCCCGGGAACTGCAGAGCACCCTGCGGCAGCGGGGCATCGAAGCCACCAGCTACGTGGCGATGCGCTACTGGCATCCCTTCACCGAGTCCGCCGTGGCGGACATCAAGGCGGATGAGGTGGACGAGGTGGTGGTGCTTCCCCTCTATCCCCACTTCTCGATCAGCACCAGCGGCTCCAGCTTCCGGGAGCTGCAGCGTCTGCGGCAGGCCGATCCGGCCTTCCGGCGCCTGCCGATCCGCTGCATCCGCAGTTACTACGACGATCCGGGCTACATCGCGGCGATGGCCGAGCTGATCGCCAGGGAGATCCGGGCCTGTCCGGATCCCAGCCAGGCCCACGTGTTCTTCAGCGCCCACGGCGTGCCCAAGAGCTATGTGGAGGAGGCGGGCGACCCCTACCAGAAGGAGATCGAGGCCTGCGCCGGACTGATCATGCAGAAGCTCGAGGCCGACCTCGGCCACGCCAATCCCTTCACCCTCGCCTATCAGAGTCGGGTGGGGCCGGTGGAGTGGCTGCGGCCCTACACCGACGAAGCGCTCCATGCCCTGGGGGAGGAGGGGGTGAAGGATCTGGTGGTGGTGCCGATCAGCTTCGTGAGCGAACACATCGAAACCCTTGAAGAGATCGACATCGAATACCGGGAGATCGCCACGGAGGCGGGCATCACGAACTTCCGTCGCGTGCCGGCCCTGGACACCAGCCCCTCCTTCATCTCCGGCCTGGCCAACCTCGTACAGCACGCGCTGGAAGGCCCGGAGGTGAACCTGGACCAGGCGGCGTCCCTGCCCACCAAGGTGAAGCTCTATCCCCAGGACAAGTGGGCCTGGGGCTGGAACAACAGCTCCGAGGTGTGGAACGGCCGCCTCGCCATGGTGGGCTTCTCGGCCTTCCTGCTGGAGCTGCTGAGTGGAAAGGGCCCGTTGCATGCGCTGGGACTGCTCTGA